Proteins from a genomic interval of Dunckerocampus dactyliophorus isolate RoL2022-P2 chromosome 5, RoL_Ddac_1.1, whole genome shotgun sequence:
- the nfat5a gene encoding nuclear factor of activated T-cells 5a isoform X4 — protein sequence MGAPPCSGISTGPASLSSDHHKAPQHLHSTGGDGAITSEVQVMEGAVSAPSRSNSGASAAAGDTGSGLGVQQPQNTPSKRRPVLSISPPPEDLFDDSQMSCLEEPPVAGAPGPDSEQSSSMWADDSVSNFSLASSFSYNDNTEVPRKSRKRTPRQRPGPKSAPPEDSMDVFDADSAKAPHFVLSQLGTDKTNPMTSSLETAVKGGSLSAQFPSKSSGKELKILVQPETQHRARYLTEGSRGSVKDRTQQGFPTIKLEGVSEPVVLQVFVANDAGRVKPHGFYQACRVTGRNTTACKEVDIEGTTVIEIPLEPSSDMTLAVDCVGILKLRNADVEARIGVAGSKKKSTRARLAFRVSISQTDGSMLTLQVPSSPILCTQPAGVPEILKKSLHCCSVRGGEEVFIIGKNFLKGTKVIFQENIADDSSWQAEAKIDMDLFHQNHLIVTAPPFHNQSITSPVSVGIFVMTNAGKSHEAQSFTYTPDSADDTDTQTVKTEAPSFKTCIFDSQIKSVSDQAECCGQPTKREEDTPMEVSSNPPPSNVFKQSPNPIVAVQQTLELSSSPHSSGESFQSSMPLQPEDVELPQAPPVFHSLESLNSMQKQDIAPTTSFPMSGDPTIPPVTPEVPQQFLRDPQESLPPERSNSSGGVVVVAMPQIAAPSQPQQSQVPLFAQEGVTQLERAVRELQAGSNPTLQQVLEAAVVQQQINSVLYSSTPSAESLQQHVQENMNSLRLGATDNSLSQQQQLQMQQQQQQQQQQQQMQQQQQIQQFQQHQQQMQQQQLLDNLQQQQVIGNIQIQQQLILQPQDQQQLQQQHILENIQQQQLQQNQQQVINNIQLQDQQQNQILSTLQQHQLQQQQSQALSNLQQQQMQEQQALENLQQQLQAELLQPQIHSSPQVQQPVSLLQQAGEMLTIQTSFPTQPPSHTSPPQQLFQSPRPIAETQGSQQQVQAALLQNTLTVLTSGSLGTEQQYLSPNTQSQQQQQLTFISTMETSSSQPQSVAMFQNQPQAQLSQMQQQSTPMEQQQSPQQSQQQSPQIPIGQQGSLFQSIPNHSQPNPIPQSQLSQTQQAGLLLCTSDLDPQAIPQTILFSNQTQGPSPMGGITVGIPQQEPVEPMSFQDQTSTSAQNQQRSLFQEQQPMQVGSSSSSVPNTQPVELFLPQTTLSSLQSTLGSQDLNNQAAPPSTTIFVVQGTVGVVDNPGQQPPEQLFQTNVGDNVSQRGPANLFVFGIQNDTPQLLNASGSTLPVPSQAQNSGHMQPLMEQPMAQAATSMTPTMHSSLQGTLQAQMQSSLESAMQSSLQNVMQTNAQVTLQPGLQTTIDTSLPTPMQTNLQIQSSLQNTLQGSISPSSNMGKIEDLLESLQKQ from the exons ATGGGAGCCCCACCATGCTCTGGCATATCCACTGGGCCCGCCTCCTTGTCTTCAGACCATCATAAGGCCCCCCAGCATCTTCACTCCACTGGAGGGGATGGCGCTATAACTTCAGAAGTGCAAGTCATGGAGGGAGCTGTATCTGCTCCCAGCAGGAGCAACAGTGGAGCAAGTGCTGCAGCAGGCGATACTGGGTCAGGGCTCGGAGTTCAGCAGCCTCAGAACACCCCATCAAAGCGGAGGCCTGTACTGAGCATATCTCCACCACCTGAGGACCTGTTTGATGACAGTCAGATGTCCTGCCTAGAAGAGCCCCCTGTAGCTGGAGCACCAGGTCCAGACTCAGAGCAAAGCAGCAGTATGTGGGCTGATGACTCAGTCTCCAACTTCAGCTTAGCCAGCTCCTTTTCCTACAACGACAACACGGAGGTGCCACGCAAATCAAGAAAACGAACCCCTCGTCAGCGACCTGGCCCAAAGTCTGCTCCTCCAGAGGACAGTATGGATGTGTTTGATGCTGACAGTGCTAAGGCACCTCACTTTGTCCTTTCCCAACTTGGCACAGATAAGACCAATCCCATGACCAG CTCTCTTGAGACTGCAGTGAAGGGTGGCTCACTATCTGCCCAGTTCCCCTCGAAAAGCAGTGGGAAAGAATTAAAGATCCTGGTGCAACCTGAAACCCAGCACAGAGCTCGCTATCTGACCGAGGGCAGCCGTGGTTCTGTCAAAGACCGCACACAGCAGGGATTCCCTACCATTAAG TTGGAGGGTGTGAGCGAGCCAGTTGTGCTGCAGGTGTTCGTAGCAAATGATGCAGGCAGAGTGAAGCCACATGGTTTCTACCAGGCTTGCAGAGTAACTGGCCGTAACACTACCGCCTGCAAGGAAGTGGACATTGAGGGCACCACTGTTATTGAGATCCCTTTGGAGCCCAGCAGTGACATGACACTTGC GGTGGACTGTGTGGGAATTTTAAAGCTACGCAATGCTGATGTGGAGGCACGTATTGGTGTGGCAGGATCCAAAAAGAAGAGCACCCGTGCTCGGTTGGCCTTTAGAGTCAGTATCTCTCAGACGGATGGATCCATGCTCACTCTACAAGTCCCCTCGTCGCCTATTCTGTGCA CCCAGCCAGCAGGAGTACCAGAGATCTTGAAGAAGAGTCTtcactgctgctcagtgagaggaggagaggaagtTTTTATCATTGGAAAGAACTTCCTCAAAGGAACCAAAGTCATTTTTCAGGAGAACATAGCAG atGACAGTTCCTGGCAAGCTGAGGCCAAGATAGACATGGACCTTTTCCATCAG aaTCATCTGATTGTGACAGCCCCTCCATTCCACAACCAATCCATAACTTCCCCTGTTtctgtgggaatttttgtgatGACCAATGCTGGTAAATCACATGAAGCCCAATCATTCACCTATACTCCAGACTCAG CTGATGACACAGACACCCAGACAGTAAAAACAGAGGCACCTTCCTTCAAGACATGTATATTTGATAGTCAGATCAAATCAGTGTCTGACCAAGCTGAATGTTGTGGTCAGCCTACCAAACGAGAAGAAGACACACCAATGGAAGTGTCCAGCAATCCACCGCCCTCAAATGTCTTTaag CAATCCCCTAACCCAATTGTCGCAGTGCAGCAGACACTGGAACTCAGCTCTAGCCCTCATTCAAGCGGGGAGTCTTTTCAGAGCTCAATGCCCCTTCAACCGGAGGATGTGGAGCTTCCCCAGGCGCCTCCCGTCTTCCACAGCCTAGAGTCTCTCAACTCCATGCAAAAGCAAGACATTGCCCCAACCACATCCTTCCCAATGTCAGGAGATCCAACAATCCCTCCTGTGACGCCAGAAGTTCCCCAACAGTTCCTCCGAGACCCTCAGGAAAGCCTGCCTCCTGAACGCTCTAACAGCAGTGGTGGGGTTGTGGTAGTAGCTATGCCCCAAATAGCAGCACCCTCTCAGCCACAGCAGTCACAGGTTCCTTTGTTTGCCCAGGAAGGAGTCACCCAGCTGGAGAGAGCCGTAAGAGAGCTCCAGGCTGGAAGTAATCCCACCCTTCAGCAGGTTTTAGAGGCAGCTGTAGTCCAGCAGCAGATAAACTCTGTGCTTTATAGCTCTACACCCTCTGCAGAATCCCTTCAACAGCATGTCCAAGAGAACATGAACAGCCTTCGATTGGGAGCTACAGATAATTCGCTGTCgcaacagcaacaactgcagatgcagcagcagcagcagcagcaacaacaacaacaacaaatgcagcagcagcagcagatacAACAGTTTCAACAACACCAACAACAAATGCAACAACAGCAACTCCTTGATAACCTTCAACAGCAGCAAGTCATTGGAAACATACAGATCCAACAACAACTTATCCTACAGCCACAAGACCAACAGCAACTACAGCAGCAACATATTTTGGAGAacattcaacaacaacaactgcaacaGAATCAACAACAAGTCATAAATAACATCCAACTGCAGGATCAGCAACAGAATCAAATTCTTAGTACTTTACAACAACATCAACTACAACAGCAACAAAGCCAAGCATTGAGCAACCTACAACAGCAGCAGATGCAGGAACAGCAAGCTTTGGAGAATCTGCAACAGCAGCTGCAGGCCGAGTTGCTCCAGCCTCAGATCCATTCCTCCCCCCAAGTACAGCAGCCTGTCTCCCTCCTTCAGCAAGCTGGTGAGATGCTCACGATCCAAACCAGCTTCCCAACACAGCCCCCGTCTCATACGTCCCCCCCACAGCAGCTCTTCCAGTCCCCTAGGCCCATTGCGGAGACACAGGGCTCCCAACAGCAGGTTCAAGCTGCCCTGCTCCAGAACACATTAACAGTTCTGACAAGCGGCAGCCTGGGTACTGAGCAGCAGTACCTTTCCCCAAACACTCAGtcccaacagcagcagcagttgaCGTTCATCTCCACCATGGAGACATCTTCCAGCCAGCCCCAGTCTGTTGCCATGTTTCAGAACCAGCCTCAAGCTCAGCTGTCTCAAATGCAGCAACAGAGCACCCCCATGGAACAACAACAATCCCCACAACAAAGTCAACAACAGTCCCCGCAAATTCCGATTGGGCAACAGGGATCCTTGTTCCAAAGCATACCAAACCATTCGCAGCCTAACCCCATTCCCCAGAGCCAGCTCTCCCAAACACAGCAGGCTGGTCTGCTCCTCTGCACATCTGATCTAGACCCACAGGCCATTCCCCAAACTATCCTTTTCAGCAACCAGACCCAAGGCCCCTCCCCGATGGGTGGCATCACTGTTGGAATCCCCCAGCAGGAGCCAGTAGAACCTATGTCCTTCCAGGATCAGACATCGACATCTGCACAGAATCAACAGCGGAGCCTGTTCCAGGAACAGCAGCCGATGCAAGTGGGCTCGAGTTCTTCTAGCGTCCCTAACACTCAACCTGTGGAGCTATTCCTACCGCAGACGACCTTATCCAGCCTCCAGAGTACTCTTGGTTCACAGGATCTGAACAATCAGGCGGCGCCCCCCAGCACAACAATATTTGTGGTCCAAGGGACTGTGGGTGTGGTGGACAACCCTGGCCAGCAGCCCCCAGAGCAGCTTTTCCAGACAAATGTGGGCGATAATGTGTCCCAACGAGGACCAGCCaacctgtttgtgtttggcataCAGAATG ACACTCCCCAGCTCCTCAACGCCTCTGGATCAACCCTTCCAGTTCCGAGCCAAGCCCAAAACTCGGGTCACATGCAGCCCCTCATGGAACAGCCCATGGCCCAGGCTGCAACCTCTATGACGCCCACCATGCACAGCAGCTTACAGGGCACACTTCAGGCACAAATGCAGTCCAGCTTGGAGAGCGCCATGCAGAGCAGCCTGCAGAACGTCATGCAGACAAACGCCCAGGTGACCCTGCAGCCCGGCCTGCAGACCACCATAGACACAAGCCTGCCGACTCCAATGCAGACCAATCTTCAGATACAAAGCAGCTTACAGAATACACTGCAGGGGTCGATATCGCCGTCATCCAACATGGGCAAAATAGAGGACCTACTGGAAAGCCTACAGAAGCAGTGA
- the nfat5a gene encoding nuclear factor of activated T-cells 5a isoform X1: MPSDFVSLLSSDLDLNSPKSLYSKESVYDLLPKELQLQQSTTQTDSAAMSQKSGGEAGPPPSAALASDATSSTSSPSASSLAMGAPPCSGISTGPASLSSDHHKAPQHLHSTGGDGAITSEVQVMEGAVSAPSRSNSGASAAAGDTGSGLGVQQPQNTPSKRRPVLSISPPPEDLFDDSQMSCLEEPPVAGAPGPDSEQSSSMWADDSVSNFSLASSFSYNDNTEVPRKSRKRTPRQRPGPKSAPPEDSMDVFDADSAKAPHFVLSQLGTDKTNPMTSSLETAVKGGSLSAQFPSKSSGKELKILVQPETQHRARYLTEGSRGSVKDRTQQGFPTIKLEGVSEPVVLQVFVANDAGRVKPHGFYQACRVTGRNTTACKEVDIEGTTVIEIPLEPSSDMTLAVDCVGILKLRNADVEARIGVAGSKKKSTRARLAFRVSISQTDGSMLTLQVPSSPILCTQPAGVPEILKKSLHCCSVRGGEEVFIIGKNFLKGTKVIFQENIADDSSWQAEAKIDMDLFHQNHLIVTAPPFHNQSITSPVSVGIFVMTNAGKSHEAQSFTYTPDSADDTDTQTVKTEAPSFKTCIFDSQIKSVSDQAECCGQPTKREEDTPMEVSSNPPPSNVFKQSPNPIVAVQQTLELSSSPHSSGESFQSSMPLQPEDVELPQAPPVFHSLESLNSMQKQDIAPTTSFPMSGDPTIPPVTPEVPQQFLRDPQESLPPERSNSSGGVVVVAMPQIAAPSQPQQSQVPLFAQEGVTQLERAVRELQAGSNPTLQQVLEAAVVQQQINSVLYSSTPSAESLQQHVQENMNSLRLGATDNSLSQQQQLQMQQQQQQQQQQQQMQQQQQIQQFQQHQQQMQQQQLLDNLQQQQVIGNIQIQQQLILQPQDQQQLQQQHILENIQQQQLQQNQQQVINNIQLQDQQQNQILSTLQQHQLQQQQSQALSNLQQQQMQEQQALENLQQQLQAELLQPQIHSSPQVQQPVSLLQQAGEMLTIQTSFPTQPPSHTSPPQQLFQSPRPIAETQGSQQQVQAALLQNTLTVLTSGSLGTEQQYLSPNTQSQQQQQLTFISTMETSSSQPQSVAMFQNQPQAQLSQMQQQSTPMEQQQSPQQSQQQSPQIPIGQQGSLFQSIPNHSQPNPIPQSQLSQTQQAGLLLCTSDLDPQAIPQTILFSNQTQGPSPMGGITVGIPQQEPVEPMSFQDQTSTSAQNQQRSLFQEQQPMQVGSSSSSVPNTQPVELFLPQTTLSSLQSTLGSQDLNNQAAPPSTTIFVVQGTVGVVDNPGQQPPEQLFQTNVGDNVSQRGPANLFVFGIQNDTPQLLNASGSTLPVPSQAQNSGHMQPLMEQPMAQAATSMTPTMHSSLQGTLQAQMQSSLESAMQSSLQNVMQTNAQVTLQPGLQTTIDTSLPTPMQTNLQIQSSLQNTLQGSISPSSNMGKIEDLLESLQKQ; encoded by the exons AGTCTGTATATGACCTCCTCCCCAAAGAGCTTCAGCTTCAGCAGTCGACCACCCAGACCGACTCAGCCGCCATGAGCCAGAAGAgcgggggagaggcggggcctCCTCCCTCGGCAGCCTTGGCTTCAG ATGCAACGTCTTCCACCTCCAGCCCCTCTGCCTCCTCCTTGGCGATGGGAGCCCCACCATGCTCTGGCATATCCACTGGGCCCGCCTCCTTGTCTTCAGACCATCATAAGGCCCCCCAGCATCTTCACTCCACTGGAGGGGATGGCGCTATAACTTCAGAAGTGCAAGTCATGGAGGGAGCTGTATCTGCTCCCAGCAGGAGCAACAGTGGAGCAAGTGCTGCAGCAGGCGATACTGGGTCAGGGCTCGGAGTTCAGCAGCCTCAGAACACCCCATCAAAGCGGAGGCCTGTACTGAGCATATCTCCACCACCTGAGGACCTGTTTGATGACAGTCAGATGTCCTGCCTAGAAGAGCCCCCTGTAGCTGGAGCACCAGGTCCAGACTCAGAGCAAAGCAGCAGTATGTGGGCTGATGACTCAGTCTCCAACTTCAGCTTAGCCAGCTCCTTTTCCTACAACGACAACACGGAGGTGCCACGCAAATCAAGAAAACGAACCCCTCGTCAGCGACCTGGCCCAAAGTCTGCTCCTCCAGAGGACAGTATGGATGTGTTTGATGCTGACAGTGCTAAGGCACCTCACTTTGTCCTTTCCCAACTTGGCACAGATAAGACCAATCCCATGACCAG CTCTCTTGAGACTGCAGTGAAGGGTGGCTCACTATCTGCCCAGTTCCCCTCGAAAAGCAGTGGGAAAGAATTAAAGATCCTGGTGCAACCTGAAACCCAGCACAGAGCTCGCTATCTGACCGAGGGCAGCCGTGGTTCTGTCAAAGACCGCACACAGCAGGGATTCCCTACCATTAAG TTGGAGGGTGTGAGCGAGCCAGTTGTGCTGCAGGTGTTCGTAGCAAATGATGCAGGCAGAGTGAAGCCACATGGTTTCTACCAGGCTTGCAGAGTAACTGGCCGTAACACTACCGCCTGCAAGGAAGTGGACATTGAGGGCACCACTGTTATTGAGATCCCTTTGGAGCCCAGCAGTGACATGACACTTGC GGTGGACTGTGTGGGAATTTTAAAGCTACGCAATGCTGATGTGGAGGCACGTATTGGTGTGGCAGGATCCAAAAAGAAGAGCACCCGTGCTCGGTTGGCCTTTAGAGTCAGTATCTCTCAGACGGATGGATCCATGCTCACTCTACAAGTCCCCTCGTCGCCTATTCTGTGCA CCCAGCCAGCAGGAGTACCAGAGATCTTGAAGAAGAGTCTtcactgctgctcagtgagaggaggagaggaagtTTTTATCATTGGAAAGAACTTCCTCAAAGGAACCAAAGTCATTTTTCAGGAGAACATAGCAG atGACAGTTCCTGGCAAGCTGAGGCCAAGATAGACATGGACCTTTTCCATCAG aaTCATCTGATTGTGACAGCCCCTCCATTCCACAACCAATCCATAACTTCCCCTGTTtctgtgggaatttttgtgatGACCAATGCTGGTAAATCACATGAAGCCCAATCATTCACCTATACTCCAGACTCAG CTGATGACACAGACACCCAGACAGTAAAAACAGAGGCACCTTCCTTCAAGACATGTATATTTGATAGTCAGATCAAATCAGTGTCTGACCAAGCTGAATGTTGTGGTCAGCCTACCAAACGAGAAGAAGACACACCAATGGAAGTGTCCAGCAATCCACCGCCCTCAAATGTCTTTaag CAATCCCCTAACCCAATTGTCGCAGTGCAGCAGACACTGGAACTCAGCTCTAGCCCTCATTCAAGCGGGGAGTCTTTTCAGAGCTCAATGCCCCTTCAACCGGAGGATGTGGAGCTTCCCCAGGCGCCTCCCGTCTTCCACAGCCTAGAGTCTCTCAACTCCATGCAAAAGCAAGACATTGCCCCAACCACATCCTTCCCAATGTCAGGAGATCCAACAATCCCTCCTGTGACGCCAGAAGTTCCCCAACAGTTCCTCCGAGACCCTCAGGAAAGCCTGCCTCCTGAACGCTCTAACAGCAGTGGTGGGGTTGTGGTAGTAGCTATGCCCCAAATAGCAGCACCCTCTCAGCCACAGCAGTCACAGGTTCCTTTGTTTGCCCAGGAAGGAGTCACCCAGCTGGAGAGAGCCGTAAGAGAGCTCCAGGCTGGAAGTAATCCCACCCTTCAGCAGGTTTTAGAGGCAGCTGTAGTCCAGCAGCAGATAAACTCTGTGCTTTATAGCTCTACACCCTCTGCAGAATCCCTTCAACAGCATGTCCAAGAGAACATGAACAGCCTTCGATTGGGAGCTACAGATAATTCGCTGTCgcaacagcaacaactgcagatgcagcagcagcagcagcagcaacaacaacaacaacaaatgcagcagcagcagcagatacAACAGTTTCAACAACACCAACAACAAATGCAACAACAGCAACTCCTTGATAACCTTCAACAGCAGCAAGTCATTGGAAACATACAGATCCAACAACAACTTATCCTACAGCCACAAGACCAACAGCAACTACAGCAGCAACATATTTTGGAGAacattcaacaacaacaactgcaacaGAATCAACAACAAGTCATAAATAACATCCAACTGCAGGATCAGCAACAGAATCAAATTCTTAGTACTTTACAACAACATCAACTACAACAGCAACAAAGCCAAGCATTGAGCAACCTACAACAGCAGCAGATGCAGGAACAGCAAGCTTTGGAGAATCTGCAACAGCAGCTGCAGGCCGAGTTGCTCCAGCCTCAGATCCATTCCTCCCCCCAAGTACAGCAGCCTGTCTCCCTCCTTCAGCAAGCTGGTGAGATGCTCACGATCCAAACCAGCTTCCCAACACAGCCCCCGTCTCATACGTCCCCCCCACAGCAGCTCTTCCAGTCCCCTAGGCCCATTGCGGAGACACAGGGCTCCCAACAGCAGGTTCAAGCTGCCCTGCTCCAGAACACATTAACAGTTCTGACAAGCGGCAGCCTGGGTACTGAGCAGCAGTACCTTTCCCCAAACACTCAGtcccaacagcagcagcagttgaCGTTCATCTCCACCATGGAGACATCTTCCAGCCAGCCCCAGTCTGTTGCCATGTTTCAGAACCAGCCTCAAGCTCAGCTGTCTCAAATGCAGCAACAGAGCACCCCCATGGAACAACAACAATCCCCACAACAAAGTCAACAACAGTCCCCGCAAATTCCGATTGGGCAACAGGGATCCTTGTTCCAAAGCATACCAAACCATTCGCAGCCTAACCCCATTCCCCAGAGCCAGCTCTCCCAAACACAGCAGGCTGGTCTGCTCCTCTGCACATCTGATCTAGACCCACAGGCCATTCCCCAAACTATCCTTTTCAGCAACCAGACCCAAGGCCCCTCCCCGATGGGTGGCATCACTGTTGGAATCCCCCAGCAGGAGCCAGTAGAACCTATGTCCTTCCAGGATCAGACATCGACATCTGCACAGAATCAACAGCGGAGCCTGTTCCAGGAACAGCAGCCGATGCAAGTGGGCTCGAGTTCTTCTAGCGTCCCTAACACTCAACCTGTGGAGCTATTCCTACCGCAGACGACCTTATCCAGCCTCCAGAGTACTCTTGGTTCACAGGATCTGAACAATCAGGCGGCGCCCCCCAGCACAACAATATTTGTGGTCCAAGGGACTGTGGGTGTGGTGGACAACCCTGGCCAGCAGCCCCCAGAGCAGCTTTTCCAGACAAATGTGGGCGATAATGTGTCCCAACGAGGACCAGCCaacctgtttgtgtttggcataCAGAATG ACACTCCCCAGCTCCTCAACGCCTCTGGATCAACCCTTCCAGTTCCGAGCCAAGCCCAAAACTCGGGTCACATGCAGCCCCTCATGGAACAGCCCATGGCCCAGGCTGCAACCTCTATGACGCCCACCATGCACAGCAGCTTACAGGGCACACTTCAGGCACAAATGCAGTCCAGCTTGGAGAGCGCCATGCAGAGCAGCCTGCAGAACGTCATGCAGACAAACGCCCAGGTGACCCTGCAGCCCGGCCTGCAGACCACCATAGACACAAGCCTGCCGACTCCAATGCAGACCAATCTTCAGATACAAAGCAGCTTACAGAATACACTGCAGGGGTCGATATCGCCGTCATCCAACATGGGCAAAATAGAGGACCTACTGGAAAGCCTACAGAAGCAGTGA